One Cygnus atratus isolate AKBS03 ecotype Queensland, Australia chromosome 6, CAtr_DNAZoo_HiC_assembly, whole genome shotgun sequence DNA segment encodes these proteins:
- the MARCHF7 gene encoding E3 ubiquitin-protein ligase MARCHF7 isoform X16 → MLGSLGTELVRERRELERRTDMSINDLVDHSYRSNDFSSSTYLQDRPASSYAEGARPKENSLSALRLNASMNQQLPSDRQPSFFNRDSNINSSRSSYSSRQRRNEMESPQRSMQPAFSHTAIREEIPSSSGSERVLSSQRSLNEAAADSEGRRTTRQLLSRLASSMSSTFFSRRSTQDSLHTRSLGSEESSVVPRVQASAMSSANGAATPETPGLQTSEASQGFSFLRRRWGLSGISQNLNSDSDGESYRPDSESRSTGSWLSSSLRNRCTPLFSRRRREGRDESARISTSDTTARSQHVFRRRESGEETSLEASDSPPRASVSRPSTPAVSGIPTATASPPDSTHSRRSSGILPGSLFRFAVPPTLGSSLSDNLMITVDIIPSGWNQSEGQESDKSKIPPSRDPERLQKIKESLLLEDSEDEEGDLCRICQMSSASSDNLLIEPCKCTGSLQYVHQECMKKWLQSKINSGSSLEAVTTCELCKEKLHLNLEDFDIHELYRAHANEQADYEFISSGLYLVVLLHLCEQRFSDMLGTASEASTRVRLLRMILKTDAGGTVLQETNGCAAEMLNWQEQHQRAFVFCSP, encoded by the exons ATGCTCGGTTCTCTGGGAACTGAGCTGGTGAGAGAGCGAAGAGAGTTAGAAAGAAGAACAGATATGTCCATTAATGATCTGGTGGATCACAGTTACAGAAGCAATGACTTTTCATCTTCAACAT ATCTTCAGGATAGGCCTGCCTCTTCATACGCAGAGGGAGCAAGACCAAAAGAGAATTCATTAAGCGCTTTGAGGCTGAATGCATCCATGAACCAACAGTTGCCTTCTGATCGTCAGCCATCTTTTTTCAACAGAGACTCTAACATAAACTCTTCAAGATCGAGCTATTCTTCAAgacaaaggagaaatgaaatggaatCTCCCCAGAGGAGCATGCAGCCAGCATTTTCTCATACTGCCATTAGAGAAGAAATTCCTTCCTCAAGTGGTTCTGAAAGGGTTTTATCTTCTCAGAGGTCATTAAatgaggctgctgctgacagcGAAGGGAGGCGCACAACCAGACAGCTGCTGTCTCGTTTAGCATCTAGTATGTCATCTACATTTTTCTCTCGAAGATCTACCCAGGATTCATTGCATACAAGGTCATTAGGTTCTGAAGAGTCATCTGTTGTCCCAAGAGTTCAAGCTTCTGCCATGTCTAGTGCTAATGGAGCTGCAACTCCAGAAACGCCAGGACTTCAGACATCTGAAGCTTCTCAGGGATTTAGTTTTCTTAGACGAAGATGGGGTTTATCAGGAATTTCACAGAATCTTAACTCTGATTCGGACGGGGAAAGCTACAGACCAGACTCTGAAAGCAGGAGCACAGGATCCTGGTTGTCGTCATCTTTGAGGAACAGATGTACACCTCTCTTCTCCagaagaaggagagaaggaagagacgAGTCTGCAAGGATCTCTACCTCTGATACAACTGCTAGATCGCAACATGTCTTCAGAAGAAGAGAGTCAGGTGAGGAGACCTCTCTTGAAGCATCAGATAGCCCGCCTAGGGCTTCTGTTAGCAGACCATCAACACCTGCAGTATCTGGTATTCCTACAGCTACTGCCTCCCCACCAGATTCAACGCACAGCAGGAGAAGTTCGGGAATTCTGCCTGGTTCTCTCTTTCGCTTTGCAGTGCCTCCAACATTAGGAAGCAGTCTGTCTGACAATCTTATGATAACTGTAGATATTATTCCCTCTGGCTGGAATCAGTCTGAAGGACAAGAAAGTGATAAGTCTAAAATACCACCTTCAAGAGATCCAGAAAGACTCCAGAAAATTAAAGAGAG TCTGCTTTTAGAAGATTCTGAAGATGAAGAGGGTGACTTATGTAGAATCTGTCAGATGTCGTCTGCAAGTTCTGACAACCTTTTAATAGAGCCATGCAAATGCACTGGAAGTCTTCAGTATGTTCACCAGGAGTGTATGAAAAAATGGCTGCAGTCCAAGATTAATTCAG GTTCTTCTTTGGAAGCAGTGACTACTTGTGAACTGTGTAAGGAGAAGTTACATCTGAATCTGGAAGACTTTGATATTCATGAACTCTATAGGGCACATGCGAATGAACAA GCAGACTATGAATTTATCAGCTCTGGTCTCTACCTTGTAGTGTTGTTACACTTATGTGAACAGCGCTTTTCTGATATGCTAGGAACTGCAAGTGAGGCCAGCACACGTGTCAGA